The following proteins are co-located in the Lagenorhynchus albirostris chromosome 2, mLagAlb1.1, whole genome shotgun sequence genome:
- the TENT5B gene encoding terminal nucleotidyltransferase 5B: MMPSESGAESPDRAVAQVETAAASAVATAAPAGGGPDPEAASASLGRHLSGLSWPQVKRLDALLSEPIPIHGRGNFPTLSVQPRQIVQVVRSSLEEQGLRVHGVRLHGSAASHVLHPESGLGYKDLDLVFRVDLRSEASFQLTKEVVLACLLDFLPAGVSRAKITPLTLKEAYVQKLVKVCTDTDRWSLISLSNKSGKNVELKFVDSVRRQFEFSIDSFQILLDSLLLFSQCSSTPMSEAFHPTVTGESLYGDFAEALDHLRHRIIATRSPEEIRGGGLLKYCHLLVRGLRPRPSTDVSALQRYMCSRFFIDFPDLAEQQRMLERYLEAHFSGADSARRYACLVTLHRVVNESTVCLMSHERRQTLALIATLALQALAEQGPAAMASLAWRSPVPDGVVPTTVNYYVTPVQPLLSRAHASYPTWLPCN; encoded by the exons ATGATGCCTTCAGAAAGCGGAGCGGAGAGCCCAGACCGAGCGGTTGCACAGGTGGAGACCGCTGCGGCCTCGGCGGTGGCTACGGCCGCCCCGGCAGGCGGCGGCCCCGACCCGGAGGCTGCATCGGCCTCCCTCGGACGGCACCTGAGTGGGCTGAGTTGGCCGCAGGTGAAGCGGCTGGATGCGCTCCTGAGCGAACCGATTCCCATTCATGGGCGCGGCAACTTCCCCACGCTGAGCGTGCAGCCCCGGCAGATCGTGCAG GTTGTCCGCAGCAGCCTGGAGGAGCAGGGACTGCGCGTGCACGGTGTGCGGCTGCACGGCTCGGCCGCTAGCCATGTGCTGCACCCCGAGAGTGGCCTGGGCTACAAGGACCTGGACCTGGTGTTCCGCGTGGACCTGCGCAGCGAGGCGTCTTTCCAGCTGACCAAAGAGGTGGTGCTGGCCTGCCTGCTGGACTTCCTGCCGGCCGGCGTGAGCCGGGCCAAGATCACACCCCTGACACTCAAGGAGGCTTATGTGCAGAAGCTGGTGAAAGTGTGCACAGACACGGACCGCTGGAGCCTCATCTCGTTGTCCAACAAGAGCGGTAAGAACGTGGAGCTCAAGTTCGTGGATTCGGTCAGGCGCCAATTCGAGTTTAGCATAGACTCCTTCCAGATCCTCCTGGACTCCCTGCTGCTCTTCAGCCAGTGCTCCTCCACACCCATGTCCGAGGCCTTCCACCCCACGGTGACAGGCGAGAGCCTGTATGGGGACTTCGCAGAGGCCCTGGACCACCTGCGGCACCGCATCATCGCCACACGCAGTCCCGAAGAGATCCGAGGGGGCGGCCTCCTCAAGTACTGCCACCTGCTGGTGCGGGGCTTACGGCCGCGGCCCAGCACCGACGTGAGCGCCCTGCAGCGCTACATGTGCTCCCGCTTCTTCATCGACTTCCCGGACCTGGCTGAGCAGCAGCGCATGCTGGAGCGCTACCTCGAGGCCCACTTCAGCGGGGCCGACTCGGCGCGCCGCTACGCCTGCCTGGTGACGCTGCACCGGGTGGTCAACGAGAGCACAGTGTGCCTCATGAGCCATGAGCGCCGCCAGACACTGGCCCTCATCGCCACGCTGGCGCTCCAGGCGCTGGCCGAGCAGGGCCCGGCGGCCATGGCCTCCCTGGCCTGGCGCTCCCCAGTCCCTGATGGGGTCGTGCCCACCACTGTCAATTACTATGTGACCCCCGTGCAGCCTCTGCTGTCCCGGGCCCACGCCTCCTATCCCACCTGGCTGCCTTGTAACTGA
- the TRNP1 gene encoding TMF-regulated nuclear protein 1, with protein MPGCRISACGPGAQEGSAEPGSPSPPPGERLFSPQPPSPTPTLTPTPAQASPQPEVAQESAGSAEGQELQRWRQGASGGAGRTGPAGGAGGGPVAAAAAGGRALELAEARRRLLEVEGRRRLVSELESRVLQLHCVFLAAELRLAHRAESLGRLGGGVAQAELYLAAHGSRLKKGSRRGRRGRPPALLASALGLGGCVPWGAGRLRRGHCPEPDSPFRRSPPRGPASPQR; from the coding sequence ATGCCGGGCTGCCGCATCAGCGCCTGCGGCCCGGGGGCCCAGGAAGGGTCGGCGGAACCGGGGTCCCCATCGCCGCCGCCCGGGGAGCGCCTATTCTCCCCTCAGCCCCCGTCCCCAACTCCGACCTTGACCCCAACCCCGGCTCAGGCCTCACCGCAGCCCGAAGTGGCCCAGGAGTCGGCGGGTTCGGCCGAGGGGCAGGAGCTGCAGCGCTGGCGCCAGGGCGCCAGCGGGGGCGCTGGGCGCACCGGGCCGGCAGGGGGCGCGGGCGGCGGCCCGgtcgcggcggcggcggcaggggGCCGCGCGCTTGAGCTGGCCGAAGCGCGGCGGCGACTGCTGGAGGTGGAGGGCCGCCGGCGCCTGGTGTCGGAGCTGGAGAGCCGCGTGCTGCAGCTGCACTGCGTCTTCCTGGCGGCCGAGCTGCGCCTGGCGCACCGCGCCGAAAGCCTGGGCCGCCTGGGCGGCGGCGTGGCGCAGGCCGAGCTCTATCTGGCGGCGCACGGGTCACGCCTCAAGAAGGGCTCGCGCCGCGGCCGCCGCGGCCGCCCGCCCGCGCTGCTTGCCTCTGCGCTCGGTCTGGGCGGCTGCGTGCCCTGGGGCGCCGGGCGCCTGCGGCGGGGCCACTGCCCCGAGCCCGATTCGCCCTTCCGCCGGAGCCCGCCCCGCGGCCCCGCCTCCCCCCAGCGCTGA